A genome region from Brassica oleracea var. oleracea cultivar TO1000 chromosome C2, BOL, whole genome shotgun sequence includes the following:
- the LOC106323820 gene encoding uncharacterized protein LOC106323820 produces the protein MGDIMVKVNCYHSGKFKTEDGKLIYADGKVEVLEVDGVTIFEDVVFQMVHKTELGNMWYKLPYEDLEDRKSLSNNIDQGKKKLATGGCWMKEIDFYIEKIGEDERICGEEVNEEQENVVLEEEERMIGQGANEEERIIEQGEHENEVNTVNEEAEEHGFEEDEDDADYEESGNVSESEDDSWSDLRATNDESDENDEALEEDIDMINNNYGDEIPDEGEVYPDTEASSDEEEEQAKRMARAGLLDGVLSLRQTFSSGEEFKKQVISYILKTRRNVVYDRWEKTKIGARCNGKGCPWRIYCSVDTPLNRWMVKVYENKHICHPTGRCKTIKAPVIADLMLEAMRKNPDMSGPMIQEEMRNRYNIIITVPQSQNARRMTLDKLQAECNEQFSRLRDYVVELKRSNIGTITEINTTRNLNGGHVFSSFYVCFDALRIAWKQNCRPIIGLDGTFLKHSLQGMLLTAIGRDPNNQVFPIAWGVVSGESNDNWQWFIHRLKEDLALGSGEQTTIISDMHRGLIHGVAVELPRAEHRACARHVYSNLKKNHKSDMLKPLFWRIASSYNEPDFDRNLKIFKEYDPRACEELLKKDHRTWCRAFFRAGACCSDTHNNLTESFNRTLKIARKKPFVQMMELIRRDAMKRVAIRFKTADHEVGTYTPKGRKEIAKACDEAQNCYSVGSTGGEFEIVQNLNGYAVNMNLRTCACRKWDLTGIPCCHAVCAIRENGMEVEDFIADYYLTSKWQDVYRHGLRPVNGPKFWTFSDGDLIEAPPYKRPPGRPKGKARIKGVMESPKKGKKHPETKVSRKGREMHCGLCGGKGHNARKCPHESEENRVKRRRIREGLASEEAQASEEVQAQAQ, from the exons ATGGG GGACATTATGGTGAAGGTGAATTGCTACCATTCAGGCAAATTCAAAACAGAGGATGGAAAGCTTATTTATGCAGATGGAAAAGTCGAGGTCTTAGAAGTTGATGGAGTTACAATCTTTGAAGATGTGGTGTTTCAAATGGTGCACAAAACAGAGTTGGGGAATATGTGGTATAAGTTACCTTACGAAGACCTAGAAGATAGGAAGTCTTTATCGAATAATATTGATCAAGGTAAGAAGAAATTGGCGACTGGGGGCTGTTGGATGAAAGAAATAGATTTCTACATTGAGAAGATAGGTGAAGATGAGAGAATCTGTGGCGAAGAAGTGAATGAGGAGCAGGAAAATGTAGTGCTCGAAGAAGAAGAGAGAATGATTGGGCAAGGAGCTAACGAGGAAGAGAGAATCATTGAGCAAGGAGAGCATGAGAACGAAGTGAATACTGTTAATGAGGAAGCAGAAGAGCATGGGTTCGAAGAAGATGAAGATGATGCAGATTATGAGGAAAGTGGTAATGTGTCAGAAAGTGAAGATGATAGTTGGTCTGACTTGAGAGCCACAAATGATGAAAGCGATGAGAATGATGAGGCTCTCGAGGAGGATATTGATATGATAAACAACAACTATGGGGATGAGATTCCTGATGAAGGTGAAGTGTATCCGGATACTGAAGCATCATCAGATGAGGAAGAGGAACAAGCTAAAAGGATGGCTCGAGCAGGGTTATTAGATGGTGTACTCAGCTTAAGACAGACATTTTCCAGTGGAGAAGAGTTCAAGAAACAGGTGATCTCTTACATCTTGAAGACTAGACGAAATGTGGTGTATGATAGATGGGAGAAAACAAAGATTGGGGCTCGTTGCAATGGAAAGGGTTGTCCTTGGCGTATCTACTGCTCCGTAGATACTCCACTTAACCGATGGATGGTGAAAGTGTATGAAAACAAGCATATTTGTCACCCAACTGGTCGGTGCAAGACTATAAAGGCTCCAGTGATTGCTGATTTGATGTTAGAAGCGATGAGAAAAAATCCAGATATGAGTGGACCGATGATCCAAGAAGAGATGAGGAACCGCTACAACATTATCATCACTGTTCCACAGTCGCAAAATGCAAGGAGAATGACACTTGATAAGCTTCAAGCTGAGTGTAATGAGCAATTTTCAAGGCTGAGAGATTATGTGGTGGAGCTAAAACGGTCAAACATTGGTACGATTACAGAGATCAACACCACAAGGAATTTAAACGGAGGTCACGTTTTTAGCAGCTTCTATGTTTGCTTTGACGCATTGAGGATTGCATGGAAGCAGAATTGCAGACCCATAATTGGGTTGGATGGAACCTTCCTCAAACATTCATTGCAGGGAATGCTCTTGACAGCTATAGGAAGAGACCCAAACAACCAGGTTTTCCCAATAGCATGGGGTGTGGTATCTGGTGAGAGCAATGATAATTGGCAGTGGTTTATTCACAGACTGAAAGAGGACTTGGCGCTGGGATCAGGTGAACAGACTACTATTATTTCAGATATGCATAGAGGATTGATCCATGGCGTGGCAGTTGAGCTACCAAGAGCAGAACACAGAGCTTGTGCAAGGCACGTTTACTCAAATCTCAAGAAGAATCACAAGTCCGACATGCTGAAACCCTTGTTTTGGCGGATTGCTAGTAGCTACAATGAACCTGATTTTGATCGGAATCTGAAGATATTCAAAGAGTATGATCCTAGGGCTTGCGAGGAGCTGTTGAAGAAGGATCATCGCACTTGGTGTAGGGCTTTCTTCAGAGCTGGTGCTTGTTGTTCCGACACACATAACAACTTAACCGAGTCTTTTAATAGAACCTTGAAGATTGCAAGGAAGAAGCCCTTTGTGCAGATGATGGAGTTGATTAGAAGAGACGCTATGAAAAGGGTTGCAATCAGGTTTAAGACAGCTGATCATGAGGTTGGGACATACACACCAAAAGGAAGAAAAGAGATTGCAAAGGCATGTGATGAAGCGCAGAACTGTTATTCAGTAGGTAGTACTGGTGGTGAATTCGAGATTGTCCAGAACCTTAATGGTTATGCTGTGAATATGAATCTGCGAACTTGTGCTTGTCGAAAGTGGGACTTGACTGGGATACCTTGTTGTCACGCTGTTTGTGCAATCAGAGAGAATGGTATGGAAGTTGAAGATTTCATTGCAGATTATTACTTGACATCTAAGTGGCAAGACGTGTATAGGCATGGATTGCGGCCTGTTAATGGACCAAAGTTTTGGACATTTTCTGATGGGGATCTAATTGAAGCACCACCTTATAAGCGTCCTCCTGGTAGACCGAAAGGCAAAGCACGCATTAAAGGTGTTATGGAATCACCAAAGAAGGGTAAGAAGCATCCAGAAACAAAAGTGTCTAGAAAAGGAAGAGAAATGCATTGTGGTTTGTGCGGTGGAAAAGGTCATAATGCAAGGAAATGTCCTCATGAG TCTGAAGAGAATAGGGTGAAAAGAAGGCGCATCAGAGAAGGTCTAGCAAGTGAAGAAGCTCAAGCAAGTGAAGAAGTTCAGGCGCAGGCTCAATAG
- the LOC106323819 gene encoding glutathione S-transferase T3-like, producing the protein MEAVAFSFAFIMEQTHSQKRMQHQQSIHYGIPSSISHVARDKFMDPYSQHCSFQNLLNSQQPSTQHPYQSVREPCIDTVSASDASVFGSQWTEDGNDDAETVSDRKERRKWSPTEDGVLISAWLNTSKDPVVGNEQKAIAFWKRVAAYFAAIPKLACLQKREPTHCKQRWGKINEGVCKFVGCYDAATKQRSSGQNENDVLKMAHEIFYNDYKVKFTLEHAWLELRHDQKWCGASSDKVQSKRRKLDDGSAQSSTFVPGSHGEDEARPVGLKASKAKEKRLVSKQGTLEEEVKERMEFQSMWMIRQNDFALKEKLNKQKLLDSLIAKTEPLSELEIALKNKLINDMLAI; encoded by the exons ATGGAAGCAGTGGCGTTTTCTTTTGCATTCATTATGGAACAGACGCACTCTCAGAAACGGATGCAACATCAACAAAGCATTCATTACGGAATACCCTCTTCCATTTCACATGTGGCAAGAG ACAAGTTTATGGATCCATATAGTCAACATTGTAGCTTTCAAAACCTCTTAAACAGTCAACAACCAAGCACTCAACACCCTTATCAGTCTGTTCGTGAACCTTGTATAGACACAGTCTCTGCGTCGGATGCCTCTGTCTTCGGTTCACAATGGACTGAAGATGGCAACGACGATGCAGAGACTGTGTCTGACCGTAAAGAGAGACGTAAATGGTCACCAACAGAAGATGGTGTGCTGATAAGTGCTTGGTTAAACACCTCCAAAGACCCAGTTGTAGGGAATGAGCAGAAAGCAATTGCGTTTTGGAAACGAGTTGCGGCTTATTTTGCTGCGATTCCAAAGCTGGCTTGTTTACAGAAGAGAGAGCCAACGCACTGTAAACAAAGGTGGGGGAAGATCAATGAGGGGGTCTGCAAATTTGTTGGCTGTTATGATGCTGCAACGAAGCAGAGATCGAGTGGACAGAATGAGAATGACGTTTTGAAGATGGCTCATGAGATTTTCTACAATGATTACAAGGTGAAGTTCACACTGGAGCATGCATGGTTGGAGCTTCGCCATGATCAGAAATGGTGTGGAGCTTCTTCTGATAAAGTACAGTCTAAAAGAAGGAAGTTAGATGACGGATCTGCACAGTCATCAACCTTTGTGCCAGGAAGCCATGGAGAGGATGAAGCTCGGCCTGTTGGTCTTAAAGCATCAAAGGCCAAAGAAAAAAGGTTAGTGAGCAAGCAAGGGACTTTGGAAGAGGAAGTGAAGGAGAGGATGGAGTTTCAGAGCATGTGGATGATAAGGCAAAATGACTTTGCTTTGAAGGAGAAGCTTAACAAGCAAAAATTGCTTGATAGCCTCATTGCCAAGACAGAGCCACTGAGTGAACTTGAAATAGCTTTGAAAAATAAGCTTATTAATGACATGTTGGCTATTTAG
- the LOC106323817 gene encoding uncharacterized protein LOC106323817: MIRRRLFNTNLTATGGDHISDDSKPNQALLANAPPIGPDLTTIRDIAELKLSFQQMNSKIHQATSAAPQIVSVLAATSRTPFTSALTSVQLGKIEKLRLPEYKPGGDPVEHMTAFNIAMARARLSDEERDAGYCQLFVETLHEQALTWFSQLEENSIGSFRDLSPGFLKTSIMFTKRSVTASSLWNLNQTKDQSLRDYMEKFKAVVSRIEIPDGIAFDALWNTLWVRFKFREDLYQNPTTSLQDAIARSDNFIPMEEDTNAILSKMNALKAPATKNANTRQEPRQHTPSDKTAEKTVTFRGEGWNKWVKELDSSGELTDTVCATQPAVAAGPTAGPSRTVDLTKHCKYHDVKGHDTT, encoded by the exons ATGATACGCCGTCGCCTATTCAACACAAACCTAACGGCGACGGGCGGCGACCACATCTCAGACGACTCGAAACCTAATCAAGCCCTTCTCGCCAATGCTCCCCCGATAGGACCAGATCTCACAACCATACGCGATATCGCCGAGCTCAAACTCAGCTTTCAGCAAATGAACTCGAAGATCCATCAGGCTACTAGTGCGGCTCCACAAATCGTGAGCGTACTCGCTGCAACCTCGCGAACCCCTTTTACTAGCGCACTGACCAGTGTGCAACTCGGGAAGATAGAGAAGCTGCGCCTCCCTGAGTACAAGCCCGGAGGAGATCCGGTGGAACACATGACGGCTTTCAATATCGCGATGGCACGCGCTCGACTCTCCGATGAAGAAAGGGACGCAGGCTACTGTCAACTGTTTGTCGAGACTCTCCACGAGCAGGCCCTGACCTGGTTCTCCCAACTAGAGGAGAACTCAATCGGAAGCTTTCGTGACCTATCACCGGGTTTCCTCAAGACATCCATTATGTTCACAAAGCGCAGTGTCACTGCTTCTAGCCTGTGGAACCTCAACCAAACAAAAGATCAGAGCCTCCGCGACTACATGGAGAAGTTCAAAGCAGTAGTCTCAAGGATTGAAATCCCAGACGGCATCGCCTTCGATGCCCTGTGGAACACGTTGTGGGTCCGCTTTAAGTTCCGAGAAGACTTATACCAAAATCCAACCACGTCGCTCCAAGACGCTATCGCTCGTTCTGACAACTTTATCCCAATGGAAGAAGATACAAATGCAATCCTCAGCAAGATGAACGCACTGAAAGCACCAGCGACGAAAAATGCCAACACGCGACAAGAACCGCGCCAGCATACTCCTAGCGACAAAACGGCCGAAAAGACGGTTACAT TCCGCGGAGAAGGGTGGAACAAATGGGTCAAAGAGCTCGACTCGTCTGGTGAGCTAACTGATACTGTCTGCGCGACTCAACCTGCTGTAGCAGCAGGTCCGACGGCAGGCCCTTCCAGAACCGTCGATCTCACCAAACATTGCAAATATCACGACGTCAAAGGACATGATACGACATAG